In the Rhinatrema bivittatum chromosome 6, aRhiBiv1.1, whole genome shotgun sequence genome, one interval contains:
- the CYTIP gene encoding cytohesin-interacting protein isoform X3 translates to MHTCICKVHEDSPSHHAGLKMGDILVNINGVNTKNFSHRQMVDLIKSSGNCLRLETVNGEVIKRNELEVRLQYLKQNLREKWVELRALLLQEQRLLHGVINDDIYANTLESLESNLLRSPPPIRSAFLNKYRFSSESSCKSRFSSMTEDSEDCFYQTFASDDSTSETFSRQASVEEDCFVRKNNGASPKKTSLARSRSISMASSGSGPMSPLWDTRSVSNIFGTLPRKTKRSSIRRHLMKYIPGVHRAVEEEESDG, encoded by the exons ATGCACACTTGTATTTGCAAAGTGCATGAAGACAGCCCATCACATCATGCTGGACTTAAAATGG GTGATATTCTAGTCAACATCAATGGAGTGAACACAAAAAACTTCAGTCATAGGCAAATGGTTGACCTAATTAAATCCTCTGGGAACTGTCTAAG ATTGGAGACTGTAAACGGAGAAGTTATAAAAAGAAATGAACTTGAAGTCAGGCTGCAATATTTGAAG CAAAATTTGCGTGAGAAATGGGTGGAGCTCCGAGCATTGCTATTACAAGAACAGCGCCTGCTTCATG GTGTAATAAATGACGACATTTATGCCAACACCTTGGAATCGCTGGAGTCTAATTTATTAAGGAGCCCTCCTCCAATCAGGTCTGCCTTTCTGAATAAATATAGGTTCTCCAGTGAAAGCAGCTGCAAAAGCAGATTTAGCTCAATGACTGAAGACAGTGAAGATTGTTTCTATCAGACATTTGCATCTGATGACTCAACTAGTGAGACTTTCAGTCGCCAAGCAAGTGTAGAAGAAGACTGTTTTGTTAGAAAGAACAATGGTGCTTCTCCTAAGAAGACTTCACTGGCAAGAAGCAGAAGCATTAGTATGGCCAGCAGCGGAAGTGGACCTATGTCACCTTTGTGGGATACAAGAAGTGTCTCAAATATCTTTGGGACACTCCCACGGAAAACTAAAAGAAGCAGTATTCGGAGGCATCTCATGAAATATATTCCTGGTGTACATAGAGCAGTGGAAGAGGAAGAAAGTGATGGTTAA